One Solanum pennellii chromosome 9, SPENNV200 DNA segment encodes these proteins:
- the LOC107030142 gene encoding uncharacterized protein LOC107030142 codes for MNPPILYLSKVDEDPQEFIDEFYKILCDMGLSTNYNAELVSYKLKDVAQIWHMKWRDNRPLRGELVSWEIVKRAFLDRFFPREMREAKVVEFINLRLGGMSVHDYSLKFIQLAKYAPSLVSDPRDEMSRFMTGVSDDLQEECHSSMLHDNMNIAHLMVHARRFEEARAKRKDIDSKRARSFDGGATKDSLGIQDKPKFNKRFSNQAPSKFPKARDGRVSNPKFHKGVSASSPT; via the coding sequence atgaatcctcctatactCTATttgtctaaggttgatgaagaccctcaAGAATTTATTGATGAGTTTTACAAGATACTATGTGATATGGGGTTGTCTACAAATTATAATGCCGAGTTGGTCTcatacaaactcaaggatgtggctcaaattTGGCATATGAAATGGAGAGATAATCGGCCTCTTCGAGGTGAGCTGGTGTCTTGGGAGATCGTCAAGAGGGCTTTCCTTGATCGGTTTTTCCCAAGAGAGATGAGAGAAGCTAAGGTtgtggaattcatcaacctccgcctaggaggtatgagtgttcatgattatTCTTTGAAGTTCATTCAATTGGCtaaatatgctccttccttggtCTCTGATCCTAGAGATGAGATGAGTCGCTTTATGACGGGTGTATCAGATGACTTGCAAGAAGAATGTCATTCAtctatgcttcatgataatatgaatattgcccatcttatggtgcatgctagAAGGTTTGAGGAGGCTAGAGCAAAAAGGAAGGATATTGATTCAAAAAGGGCAAGGTCTTTTGATGGTGGAGCTACAAAAGATAGTCTTgggattcaagacaagcctaaattCAATAAGAGGTTCTCAAATCAAGCTCCATCTAAATTTCCAAAGGCTAGAGATggtagggtgtctaaccctaagtttcATAAGGGTGTAAGTGCAAGTTCACCAACTTGA